From the Nocardiopsis changdeensis genome, one window contains:
- a CDS encoding SpoIIE family protein phosphatase has translation MKVARREFPPAPETAAAAREFVHDTLLSWGVPDPFDDVILLVSELVTNAVIHARSSLEVTVRRLEGTVEVMVTDSAPERAVPQAGPLSVDASPSRGEERSGGLGLALASAIASSWGVSYGRTDKAVWFRIDDAGDGVSALEAPAAARRTPNRPTRPAPWSSLDAALGSRLSLPQLLERTVEYAATALGGDAAYIALATSDETMWEVRSAVGLTSGGAPWRPLRIRTEEAFPSAAPEPGAVINDDLMIARAHRGRLSRAGMRSLVTAPLIVDGRVTGLLGVASRRARHFAAAAAKRLQEGADLIALPVERARLAEVELNRRASLSFLAEASDLLAGTLDERMTGALAAQLITSRLGRWCAIHTINELGVPRLTHVMHGNENYNDVLRELLSGEPPREQRDPHPLWGPADFTGADGGEIDDGLVRELVRGPAISIPLVAHGRELGRMTIGKNESDDFTREEVDVADDLSRRVASAMENARLHERQASMSVALQRSLLPAKEKEPTIPHVDHAVFYRPADEKNVVGGDFYDVFAASGRWCFAIGDVCGTGPEAAAVTGLARHTLRALAKEGFTPSHIMQRLNMAILDENTSTRFLTMLYGEMTPATDGGGGMRVRMVCAGHPLPLRLNPKGEVEQFGTSQPLLGAFEDVGFTTENVDIRPGEVVLAVTDGVTERRSNSDMLGDTGLERIFSGCSGLSAQAVISRIDRELEEYAPGGHTDDTAMLVLRFL, from the coding sequence TTGAAGGTCGCTCGACGGGAGTTCCCGCCCGCGCCCGAGACCGCGGCCGCGGCCCGCGAGTTCGTCCACGACACCCTGCTGTCCTGGGGGGTGCCCGATCCGTTCGACGACGTGATCCTGTTGGTCAGCGAACTGGTGACCAACGCGGTCATCCATGCCCGCTCGTCCCTGGAGGTGACGGTGCGCCGCCTGGAGGGCACCGTCGAGGTGATGGTGACCGACTCCGCGCCCGAGCGCGCGGTGCCCCAGGCCGGCCCCCTCTCCGTGGACGCCTCCCCCTCCCGCGGCGAGGAGCGCAGCGGCGGGCTGGGACTGGCCCTGGCCTCGGCGATCGCGTCCAGCTGGGGCGTGAGCTACGGGCGCACGGACAAGGCGGTGTGGTTCCGCATCGACGACGCGGGCGACGGGGTGTCGGCCCTGGAGGCCCCGGCCGCGGCGCGCCGCACCCCCAACCGCCCCACCCGGCCCGCGCCGTGGTCGTCGCTGGACGCCGCTCTGGGCTCCCGGCTGAGCCTTCCCCAGCTGCTGGAGCGGACGGTCGAGTACGCCGCGACGGCGCTGGGCGGCGACGCCGCCTACATCGCGCTGGCCACCTCCGACGAGACCATGTGGGAGGTGCGCTCCGCGGTGGGGCTCACCTCCGGCGGCGCGCCGTGGCGGCCGCTGCGCATCCGCACCGAGGAGGCGTTCCCGTCGGCCGCGCCCGAGCCCGGCGCGGTGATCAACGACGACCTGATGATCGCCCGCGCCCACCGGGGCCGGCTGTCGCGGGCCGGGATGCGGTCGCTGGTGACCGCCCCGCTCATCGTGGACGGCCGGGTCACCGGCCTGCTCGGGGTGGCCTCGCGGCGGGCCCGGCACTTCGCCGCGGCCGCCGCCAAGCGGCTCCAGGAGGGCGCCGACCTGATCGCCCTGCCCGTGGAGCGCGCCCGGCTGGCCGAGGTGGAGCTCAACCGGCGGGCCTCGCTCAGCTTCCTGGCCGAGGCCAGCGACCTGCTGGCGGGCACCCTGGACGAGCGGATGACGGGGGCGCTGGCCGCGCAGCTGATCACGTCCCGGCTGGGCCGCTGGTGCGCCATCCACACCATCAACGAGCTGGGCGTGCCGCGGCTGACGCACGTCATGCACGGCAACGAGAACTACAACGACGTCCTGCGCGAACTGCTCTCCGGCGAGCCGCCGCGCGAGCAGCGCGACCCGCACCCGCTGTGGGGCCCGGCCGACTTCACCGGCGCGGACGGCGGGGAGATCGACGACGGGCTGGTGCGCGAGCTGGTGCGCGGCCCGGCGATCAGCATCCCGCTGGTGGCGCACGGGCGCGAGCTGGGCCGGATGACCATCGGCAAGAACGAGTCGGACGACTTCACCCGCGAGGAGGTGGACGTCGCCGACGACCTGAGCCGCCGGGTGGCCTCCGCGATGGAGAACGCCCGCCTGCACGAGCGGCAGGCCTCCATGAGCGTGGCGCTGCAGCGCAGCCTGCTGCCCGCCAAGGAGAAGGAGCCGACGATCCCGCACGTGGACCACGCGGTGTTCTACCGTCCGGCGGACGAGAAGAACGTGGTCGGCGGCGACTTCTACGACGTGTTCGCGGCCAGCGGCCGGTGGTGCTTCGCCATCGGCGACGTGTGCGGGACCGGCCCGGAGGCCGCGGCGGTGACCGGCCTGGCCCGGCACACGCTGCGCGCGCTCGCCAAGGAGGGGTTCACCCCCTCGCACATCATGCAGCGGCTGAACATGGCGATCCTGGACGAGAACACCTCGACCCGGTTCCTGACGATGCTGTACGGGGAGATGACCCCGGCCACCGACGGCGGGGGCGGGATGCGGGTGCGCATGGTGTGCGCCGGGCACCCGCTGCCGCTGCGGCTCAACCCCAAGGGCGAGGTGGAGCAGTTCGGCACCTCGCAGCCGCTGCTGGGGGCGTTCGAGGACGTCGGGTTCACCACCGAGAACGTGGACATCCGCCCGGGCGAGGTGGTGCTGGCGGTCACCGACGGGGTGACCGAGCGCCGCAGCAACTCCGACATGCTCGGCGACACCGGCCTGGAGCGGATCTTCTCCGGCTGCTCGGGCCTGTCGGCCCAGGCGGTCATCAGCCGCATCGACCGGGAGCTGGAGGAGTACGCCCCCGGCGGCCACACCGACGACACCGCCATGCTGGTCCTGCGCTTCCTCTGA
- a CDS encoding glycosyltransferase — translation MTTSFLPEPPPAAEVRTAAAGHRTTVLIGTDTYPPDVNGAAYFTARLARGLVRRGVAVHVVCASPDGRPHVVERGGVVEHRLRSMSSLVHDSVRLALPLGVRGHLDRLLERLRPDAVHIQNHFLIGRMLASAARAHGVPVVATNHFMPENLFDYVHVPGSLRPYAARMAWRDLGAVLSRVDHVTTPTPAAARLLWEQGFTRPVEPVSCGIDLARFRPVEGGEEQRERIRARLGVPDRTTVVFVGRLDEEKRADELIRAVARTEADVQLVLAGHGAYRRRLEDLAASEGVADRVVFLGFVAHEDLPDVYRAADVFAIAGIAELQSIATLEAMASGLPVVAADAMALPHLVEEGANGFLYPPGSPEALAARLDEVVADEARRRAMGAHSREMASAHRLEDSLARFERIYREAAAEGVSLPVGGFAVSR, via the coding sequence ATGACCACCTCGTTCCTTCCCGAACCCCCACCGGCGGCCGAGGTCCGGACGGCCGCCGCGGGGCACCGCACGACCGTGCTCATCGGCACGGACACCTACCCGCCCGACGTGAACGGCGCCGCCTACTTCACCGCCCGGCTGGCCAGGGGCCTGGTGCGGCGTGGGGTGGCCGTGCACGTGGTGTGCGCCTCCCCCGACGGGCGCCCGCACGTGGTGGAGCGCGGCGGGGTGGTCGAGCACCGGCTGCGGTCGATGTCGTCCCTGGTCCACGACAGCGTCCGGCTGGCCCTGCCGCTGGGGGTGCGCGGCCACCTGGACCGGCTGCTGGAGCGGTTGCGCCCCGACGCCGTCCACATCCAGAACCACTTCCTCATCGGGCGGATGCTGGCCTCCGCGGCCCGGGCGCACGGCGTCCCGGTCGTGGCCACCAACCACTTCATGCCGGAGAACCTCTTCGACTACGTGCACGTCCCCGGCTCGCTGCGCCCGTACGCCGCCCGGATGGCCTGGCGGGACCTGGGCGCGGTGCTGTCCCGGGTGGACCACGTCACCACGCCGACCCCCGCGGCCGCCCGGCTGCTGTGGGAGCAGGGGTTCACCCGGCCGGTGGAACCCGTCTCCTGCGGGATAGACCTGGCGCGGTTCCGGCCCGTGGAGGGCGGGGAGGAACAGCGCGAGCGCATCCGGGCCCGCCTGGGCGTACCCGACCGGACCACGGTGGTGTTCGTGGGCCGGCTGGACGAGGAGAAGCGGGCGGACGAGCTGATCCGGGCCGTGGCGCGGACCGAGGCGGACGTCCAGCTGGTGCTGGCCGGGCACGGCGCCTACCGCAGGAGGTTGGAGGACCTGGCCGCGTCCGAGGGGGTCGCCGACCGGGTGGTGTTCCTGGGGTTCGTCGCCCACGAGGACCTGCCGGACGTGTACCGGGCCGCCGACGTGTTCGCCATCGCGGGCATCGCCGAACTCCAGAGCATCGCCACCCTGGAGGCCATGGCCTCCGGGCTGCCGGTGGTGGCCGCCGACGCCATGGCCCTGCCCCACCTGGTGGAGGAGGGCGCCAACGGGTTCCTGTACCCGCCGGGGTCGCCGGAGGCGCTGGCCGCCCGGCTGGACGAGGTGGTCGCCGACGAGGCGCGGCGGCGCGCCATGGGCGCGCACAGCAGGGAGATGGCCTCCGCGCACCGGCTGGAGGACTCCCTGGCCCGGTTCGAGCGGATCTACCGGGAGGCGGCCGCCGAGGGCGTGTCCCTGCCCGTGGGCGGGTTCGCCGTCAGCCGGTAG
- a CDS encoding response regulator transcription factor: protein MIKIVLADDEHLVRGAIAALLSLEDDLEVVAEVGRGDLVAGAVGEHGADVAVLDIEMPGATGLEVAARLKESAPGCGVVILTSFGRPGYLRRALSAGARGFLAKDAPVDQLAGAIRRVHEGGRYIDTDLAAAAMVGGESPLTERETEVLRAAADGATVARIAAALHLSEGTVRNYLSNAIGKVGADNRMAAIRTAQDMGWL, encoded by the coding sequence TTGATCAAGATCGTGCTGGCCGATGACGAGCACCTGGTCAGAGGGGCGATCGCCGCCCTGCTGAGCCTGGAGGACGACCTGGAGGTCGTCGCCGAGGTCGGGCGGGGCGACCTCGTCGCCGGGGCCGTCGGCGAGCACGGCGCCGACGTCGCCGTGCTGGACATCGAGATGCCCGGGGCCACCGGGCTGGAGGTCGCCGCCCGGCTCAAGGAGTCCGCCCCCGGCTGCGGCGTCGTCATCCTCACCAGCTTCGGCCGGCCCGGCTACCTGCGCCGCGCCCTGTCCGCGGGCGCCCGCGGGTTCCTCGCCAAGGACGCGCCCGTCGACCAGCTCGCCGGGGCGATCCGCCGCGTCCACGAGGGCGGCCGCTACATCGACACCGACCTGGCCGCCGCCGCCATGGTCGGCGGCGAGAGCCCCCTCACCGAGCGCGAGACCGAGGTGCTGCGCGCCGCCGCCGACGGCGCCACCGTCGCCCGGATCGCCGCCGCCCTCCACCTCAGCGAGGGCACCGTCCGCAACTACCTCTCCAACGCCATAGGCAAGGTCGGCGCCGACAACCGCATGGCCGCCATCCGCACCGCGCAGGACATGGGCTGGCTCTGA
- a CDS encoding HAMP domain-containing protein, with protein MPEAVGAVADDQLDEILRALYRMRDGDFSVRLRKRGSGTIREIASVFNEVVDHSEQLSSELKRVGGVVRNEGRLNERINVNPSRGAWAESATALNTLLDEVAEPVTDVARVLDAVAAGQLTMRASTQGRRGDLKGDLLRLATTVNRMADQMSGFTQEVTRVAREVGTEGKLGGSARVEGVSGSWREVTEAVNQMASRLTVQVRDISEVTTAVARGDLSKKITIDVQGEMLELKDTVNTMVDQLSTFADEVTRVAREVGTEGKLGGRANVRGVQGIWKDLTDNVNSMADNLTNQVRDISQVTTSVARGDLTQKVQVDVQGEMLALKNTVNTMVDQLDSFADEVTRVAREVGSEGKLGGRANVKGVSGIWKDLTDNVNSMANSLTYQVRNISQVTTAVAAGDLTKKITVDAQGEMLELKDTINKMVDQLSAFADEVTRVAREVGTEGKLAGQAHVRDVSGVWKDLTDNVNSMANNLTYQVRQISMVTRAVAAGDLTKKVTVNAKGEILELKETINVMVDQLSAFADEVTRVAREVGTEGKLGGRADVKGVSGMWKDLTENVNSMSHNLTTQVRNISEVTTAVAAGDLTKKIDVNAQGEILEVKTTVNTMVDQLSAFATEVTRVAHEVGSQGQLGGQAKVEGVSGTWMQLTDSVNGLAGNLTTQVRAIAEVANAVAKGDLTRNIQVDARGEMEQLKDNINLMVSNLRETTATQRDADWLKSNLARISGHIQGHRDLHELARLIMTEVTPLMNAQHAACYLPEDMDDQEAFLFYAGFGFEPSEARRRIRKGVGLAGEALDQQIELEVGNIPDGYVTIDSGLGGAQPRHLYILPIVSEERALGVLEFASYDEFREIHKNFLRQLVALLGTTINTILANKRTEDLLEQSQQLTNQLRERSNELQRQQEELRNKNAELRQKATQLANQNRAIELQNQQIQRSRNALEERAHQLQVSSKYKSEFLANMSHELRTPLNSLLILARLLADNAEQNLTPKQVEFAQTIHKAGSDLLLLIDEILDLSKVEAGRAEVSPSEVSIDQLVDYVEATFRPVTSDQGLAFAVDVSPDIPDVLWTDEQRLQQILRNLLSNAVKFTPQGEVRLLIEPAWALDDADLEMFVENEEIIAFTVADTGIGIAEDKLQVIFEAFHQGDGGTSRRFGGTGLGLSISRNFARLLGGEIRVQSVPNQGSTFTLLLPVRLPEDAAERAGEDTGLDSVPALESGRDDDFGMPPEEFDAAVAALTDPGAEALPAVPVLKAPEPAAESQAASGGTEPERQGEPRTDPERRAVLAGRRVLIVDDDVRNVFALTSALEAQGLEVLYADNGHEGIAKLEANEDISLVLMDVMMPDLDGNQTTERIRQMPQFADLPIISLTAKAMQGDRERSLEAGASDYVTKPVDLDHLLDVMRHWLTVDPADSTPGSATDPGAAAAVGAVNRHNGAEGDSSRSSLGDDTGPTGNTGNDPTEDLE; from the coding sequence ATGCCCGAGGCGGTCGGTGCAGTGGCCGACGACCAGCTGGACGAGATCCTGCGCGCTCTCTACCGGATGCGCGACGGGGACTTCAGTGTGCGTCTGCGCAAACGCGGCAGCGGGACGATCCGGGAGATCGCCTCGGTGTTCAACGAGGTCGTCGACCACAGCGAGCAGCTCAGCAGCGAGCTCAAGCGGGTCGGCGGGGTCGTCCGCAACGAGGGCAGGCTCAACGAGCGCATCAACGTCAACCCCTCCCGGGGCGCGTGGGCGGAGAGCGCCACCGCCCTCAACACCCTCCTGGACGAGGTGGCCGAGCCGGTCACCGACGTCGCCCGGGTCCTGGACGCGGTCGCCGCCGGCCAGCTGACCATGCGCGCCTCCACCCAGGGCAGGCGGGGCGACCTCAAGGGCGACCTGCTGCGCCTGGCCACCACCGTGAACCGGATGGCCGACCAGATGAGCGGCTTCACCCAGGAGGTCACCCGTGTGGCCCGCGAGGTGGGCACCGAGGGCAAGCTCGGCGGCAGCGCCCGCGTCGAGGGCGTCTCCGGCTCCTGGCGCGAGGTCACCGAGGCGGTCAACCAGATGGCCTCCCGCCTCACCGTGCAGGTGCGCGACATCTCGGAGGTCACCACCGCGGTCGCCCGCGGCGACCTCAGCAAGAAGATCACCATCGACGTCCAGGGCGAGATGCTGGAGCTGAAGGACACCGTCAACACGATGGTGGACCAGCTCTCCACGTTCGCCGACGAGGTCACCCGTGTGGCCCGCGAGGTGGGCACCGAGGGCAAGCTCGGCGGCCGGGCCAACGTGCGCGGCGTCCAGGGCATCTGGAAGGACCTGACCGACAACGTCAACTCCATGGCGGACAACCTCACCAACCAGGTGCGGGACATCTCCCAGGTGACGACGTCGGTGGCCCGCGGCGACCTCACCCAGAAGGTCCAGGTGGACGTCCAGGGCGAGATGCTCGCCCTCAAGAACACCGTGAACACCATGGTCGACCAGCTCGACTCCTTCGCCGACGAGGTCACCCGCGTGGCCCGCGAGGTCGGCAGCGAGGGCAAGCTGGGCGGCCGCGCGAACGTCAAGGGCGTGTCGGGCATCTGGAAGGACCTGACCGACAACGTCAACTCCATGGCCAACAGCCTCACCTACCAGGTGCGCAACATCTCGCAGGTGACGACGGCGGTGGCGGCCGGCGACCTCACCAAGAAGATCACCGTGGACGCCCAGGGCGAGATGCTGGAGCTGAAGGACACCATCAACAAGATGGTGGACCAGCTGTCCGCTTTCGCCGACGAGGTGACCCGTGTGGCCCGCGAGGTCGGCACCGAGGGCAAGCTGGCCGGCCAGGCGCACGTGCGCGACGTGTCCGGGGTCTGGAAGGACCTGACCGACAACGTCAACTCCATGGCCAACAACCTCACCTACCAGGTGCGGCAGATCTCCATGGTCACCCGCGCCGTCGCGGCCGGCGACCTCACCAAGAAGGTCACGGTCAACGCCAAGGGCGAGATCCTGGAGCTCAAGGAGACCATCAACGTGATGGTCGACCAGCTGTCGGCGTTCGCCGACGAGGTCACGCGCGTGGCCCGCGAGGTCGGCACCGAGGGCAAGCTCGGCGGCCGCGCCGACGTCAAGGGCGTCTCGGGCATGTGGAAGGACCTCACCGAGAACGTCAACTCGATGTCGCACAACCTCACCACGCAGGTGCGCAACATCTCCGAGGTCACCACCGCGGTCGCGGCCGGCGACCTCACGAAGAAGATCGACGTCAACGCCCAGGGCGAGATCCTGGAGGTGAAGACGACGGTCAACACGATGGTGGACCAGCTGTCGGCGTTCGCCACCGAGGTCACCCGCGTGGCCCACGAGGTGGGCAGCCAGGGCCAGCTGGGCGGCCAGGCCAAGGTCGAGGGCGTCTCGGGCACGTGGATGCAGCTCACCGACAGCGTCAACGGGCTGGCCGGCAACCTCACCACGCAGGTGCGCGCCATCGCCGAGGTCGCCAACGCCGTCGCCAAGGGCGACCTGACCCGCAACATCCAGGTCGACGCCCGCGGCGAGATGGAGCAGCTCAAGGACAACATCAACCTGATGGTGTCCAACCTGCGCGAGACCACCGCCACCCAGCGCGACGCCGACTGGCTCAAGTCCAACCTGGCCCGCATCTCCGGCCACATCCAGGGACACCGCGACCTGCACGAGCTGGCCCGCCTCATCATGACCGAGGTGACGCCGCTGATGAACGCCCAGCACGCCGCCTGCTACCTGCCCGAGGACATGGACGACCAGGAGGCGTTCCTGTTCTACGCCGGGTTCGGGTTCGAGCCCTCCGAGGCGCGCCGCCGCATCCGCAAGGGCGTCGGCCTGGCGGGGGAGGCCCTGGACCAGCAGATCGAGCTCGAGGTCGGCAACATCCCCGACGGCTACGTCACCATCGACTCCGGCCTGGGCGGCGCGCAGCCGCGCCACCTGTACATCCTGCCGATCGTGTCGGAGGAGCGGGCGCTGGGCGTCCTGGAGTTCGCCTCCTACGACGAGTTCCGCGAGATCCACAAGAACTTCCTGCGCCAGCTGGTCGCCCTGCTGGGCACCACGATCAACACGATCCTGGCCAACAAGCGCACCGAGGACCTGCTGGAGCAGTCCCAGCAGCTCACCAACCAGCTGCGCGAGCGCTCCAACGAGCTGCAGCGCCAGCAGGAGGAGCTGCGCAACAAGAACGCCGAGCTGCGCCAGAAGGCCACCCAGCTGGCCAACCAGAACCGGGCCATCGAGCTCCAGAACCAGCAGATCCAGCGCTCCCGCAACGCCCTGGAGGAGCGCGCCCACCAGCTCCAGGTCTCCTCCAAGTACAAGTCGGAGTTCCTGGCGAACATGTCGCACGAGCTGCGCACGCCGCTCAACAGCCTGCTGATCCTGGCCCGGTTGCTGGCCGACAACGCCGAGCAGAACCTCACCCCCAAGCAGGTGGAGTTCGCCCAGACCATCCACAAGGCGGGCAGCGACCTGCTGCTGCTCATCGACGAGATCCTCGACCTGTCCAAGGTCGAGGCGGGCCGGGCCGAGGTCTCGCCCAGCGAGGTCTCCATCGACCAGCTCGTCGACTACGTGGAGGCGACGTTCCGGCCGGTCACCAGCGACCAGGGGCTGGCGTTCGCGGTGGACGTCTCCCCGGACATCCCCGACGTCCTGTGGACCGACGAGCAGCGGCTCCAGCAGATCCTGCGCAACCTGCTGTCGAACGCGGTCAAGTTCACCCCGCAGGGCGAGGTGCGGCTGCTCATCGAGCCCGCGTGGGCGCTGGACGACGCCGACCTGGAGATGTTCGTCGAGAACGAGGAGATCATCGCGTTCACCGTCGCCGACACCGGCATCGGGATCGCCGAGGACAAGCTCCAGGTGATCTTCGAGGCGTTCCACCAGGGAGACGGCGGCACCTCCCGCCGGTTCGGCGGCACCGGGCTGGGCCTGTCCATCAGCCGCAACTTCGCCCGCCTGCTCGGCGGCGAGATCCGGGTGCAGAGCGTCCCCAACCAGGGCTCGACCTTCACCCTGCTGCTGCCGGTGCGGCTGCCCGAGGACGCCGCCGAGCGTGCCGGGGAGGACACCGGGCTGGACTCGGTGCCCGCCCTGGAGTCCGGCCGCGACGACGACTTCGGGATGCCCCCGGAGGAGTTCGACGCGGCGGTGGCGGCGCTGACCGACCCGGGCGCCGAGGCGCTGCCCGCCGTGCCCGTGCTCAAGGCGCCCGAACCCGCAGCGGAGTCGCAGGCGGCCTCCGGCGGGACCGAGCCGGAGCGGCAGGGCGAGCCCCGCACCGACCCCGAGCGCCGCGCCGTGCTGGCCGGCCGCCGGGTCCTCATCGTCGACGACGACGTGCGCAACGTGTTCGCGCTGACCAGCGCCCTGGAGGCCCAGGGCCTGGAGGTGCTGTACGCCGACAACGGCCACGAGGGCATCGCCAAGCTGGAGGCCAACGAGGACATCTCCCTCGTCCTCATGGACGTGATGATGCCCGACCTGGACGGCAACCAGACCACCGAGCGCATCCG
- a CDS encoding trypsin-like peptidase domain-containing protein yields the protein MNPNEPTPGTEPDASENLPGTDAAGPVGDASGEHGTSGPQGPEPSDGRGAGAPGPAEGTGPRFAPHDVPQDRPPRWATGPNEADRVAFSFPPEGGEGVRPGGPEPGPVPHAAAQGGFAVPGGQAPQGQPAHGQAPHGLPPQAPHGHAPHGQGPQGPGGPQGPGGPQGPFGTPHFPGGQPPYGGHGAAPAAPQPERKKGSGRVVGIAAVTALVTSLIVGPAAALGTAALFPDGLSGPVSSLTGEQGGTATEGEVGEVAETVLPSVVSIQTANGGGSGVVISSDGQILTNAHVVDAAQGGPLEVLFNDGTSAPAEVLGSDPVSDIAIVQAEGASGLQPAVLGDSDQVGVGADVVAIGSPLGLSGTVTTGVVSALNRPVNTGATESGNGQTSTVINAIQTDAAINPGNSGGPLVNMAGEVIGINTAIAGLSQESGSVGLGFAIPINQAKPIAEQLVAEGSASYPAIEATITNSPDGGAAIVEVTEGGAADEAGLRADDVVVSVDGTQVTTPDQLIAQIRSHRPGDEITLGVRPGGTGQPREVTVTLGEQSSASVEQEAEED from the coding sequence TTGAACCCCAACGAACCCACACCAGGTACCGAACCCGACGCCTCGGAGAACCTGCCCGGGACCGACGCCGCCGGGCCGGTGGGGGACGCCTCGGGCGAGCACGGGACCTCCGGTCCGCAGGGGCCGGAGCCCTCCGACGGCCGGGGCGCGGGGGCCCCCGGACCTGCGGAGGGCACCGGCCCCAGGTTCGCGCCGCACGACGTGCCGCAGGACCGGCCGCCGCGCTGGGCCACCGGCCCCAACGAGGCCGACCGGGTCGCCTTCTCCTTCCCGCCCGAGGGCGGGGAGGGCGTGCGGCCGGGCGGGCCCGAGCCCGGCCCGGTGCCGCACGCCGCCGCCCAGGGGGGGTTCGCGGTTCCCGGCGGACAGGCCCCGCAGGGGCAGCCCGCCCACGGGCAGGCGCCGCACGGCCTGCCGCCGCAGGCCCCGCACGGGCACGCTCCGCACGGCCAGGGCCCGCAGGGCCCCGGCGGACCCCAGGGGCCCGGCGGGCCGCAGGGCCCGTTCGGCACCCCGCACTTCCCGGGCGGGCAGCCGCCCTACGGCGGGCACGGCGCAGCTCCGGCCGCGCCGCAGCCCGAGCGCAAGAAGGGCTCGGGCCGGGTCGTCGGCATCGCCGCGGTCACGGCCCTGGTCACCAGCCTCATCGTCGGCCCGGCCGCCGCGCTGGGCACCGCCGCGCTCTTCCCCGACGGCCTGAGCGGCCCGGTCAGCTCCCTCACCGGTGAGCAGGGCGGGACCGCCACCGAGGGGGAGGTCGGCGAGGTCGCCGAGACGGTGCTGCCGAGCGTGGTGTCCATCCAGACCGCCAACGGCGGCGGCAGCGGTGTGGTCATCTCGTCCGACGGCCAGATCCTCACCAACGCGCACGTGGTGGACGCCGCCCAGGGCGGGCCGCTGGAGGTGCTGTTCAACGACGGCACCTCGGCGCCGGCCGAGGTCCTGGGCTCGGACCCGGTGTCCGACATCGCCATCGTCCAGGCCGAGGGCGCCAGTGGGCTCCAGCCCGCCGTGCTGGGCGACTCCGACCAGGTCGGGGTGGGCGCCGACGTGGTCGCGATCGGCTCCCCGCTGGGGCTGTCCGGCACCGTGACCACGGGTGTGGTCAGCGCGCTGAACCGCCCGGTCAACACCGGGGCCACCGAGAGCGGCAACGGGCAGACCTCGACGGTGATCAACGCCATCCAGACCGACGCGGCGATCAACCCCGGCAACTCGGGCGGCCCGCTGGTGAACATGGCGGGCGAGGTCATCGGCATCAACACCGCGATCGCCGGCCTGTCCCAGGAGAGCGGTTCGGTGGGCCTGGGCTTCGCCATCCCGATCAACCAGGCCAAGCCGATCGCCGAGCAGCTGGTCGCCGAGGGCAGCGCGAGCTACCCGGCGATCGAGGCCACCATCACCAACAGCCCCGACGGCGGCGCCGCCATCGTCGAGGTGACCGAGGGCGGCGCGGCCGACGAGGCCGGGCTGCGCGCTGACGACGTGGTCGTGTCCGTCGACGGGACGCAGGTCACGACGCCGGACCAGCTCATCGCGCAGATCCGCTCGCACCGCCCGGGCGACGAGATCACGCTGGGCGTGCGGCCCGGGGGCACCGGGCAGCCGCGGGAGGTCACCGTGACCCTGGGCGAGCAGAGCTCGGCCTCGGTCGAGCAGGAGGCCGAGGAGGACTGA